A section of the Planktothrix sp. FACHB-1365 genome encodes:
- the msrP gene encoding protein-methionine-sulfoxide reductase catalytic subunit MsrP encodes MAFIRIVPSWQLSEHQITPESVFLNRRRFMKSLIGAGLTATLLPLTGCQSSSTGKNQDNFSTQVISNFAQNPNFADVNRPITAEDLATKYNNFYEYGGSKSIWQAAQALPLEDWKIEVSGLVKNPTTYTLDDLQKKFPLEERIYRFRCVEAWAMVVPWLGFPMQKLMAAVEPTSEAKFVRFTSFYDPKITTGPGFWANGYPWPYTEGLRIEEMANELAFFAIGMYGKTLPKQNGAPLRMVTPWKYGFKGAKSIVKIEFVKNRPATFWNTLVPDEYGFEANVNPNKPHPRWSQATERIVSNSPSFSWEKQPTLLYNGYEEYVGNLYS; translated from the coding sequence ATGGCTTTCATTCGTATTGTTCCCAGTTGGCAACTCTCTGAACATCAAATTACGCCAGAGTCCGTATTTCTCAACCGTCGTCGCTTTATGAAAAGCTTAATTGGGGCGGGCTTAACAGCAACTCTTTTACCTTTAACCGGATGTCAATCTTCTTCAACGGGTAAAAATCAGGATAATTTTTCAACTCAAGTGATCTCAAATTTTGCTCAAAATCCAAATTTTGCTGATGTTAATCGTCCGATAACGGCCGAAGATTTAGCCACCAAATATAATAACTTTTATGAGTATGGCGGTTCCAAATCAATTTGGCAAGCAGCCCAAGCGTTACCGTTAGAGGATTGGAAAATAGAGGTTTCAGGATTAGTCAAAAATCCGACAACATACACTTTAGATGATCTTCAGAAAAAATTCCCCTTGGAAGAACGAATTTATCGCTTTCGTTGTGTCGAAGCTTGGGCGATGGTGGTTCCTTGGTTAGGGTTTCCAATGCAAAAATTAATGGCGGCGGTTGAACCCACTTCTGAGGCAAAATTTGTGCGGTTTACGTCTTTTTATGATCCTAAAATTACCACTGGCCCTGGATTTTGGGCTAATGGTTATCCTTGGCCCTATACAGAAGGATTAAGGATTGAAGAAATGGCAAATGAGTTAGCGTTTTTTGCCATTGGAATGTATGGAAAAACCCTTCCTAAACAAAATGGTGCACCGTTACGGATGGTGACTCCTTGGAAATATGGATTTAAGGGAGCGAAATCAATTGTTAAAATTGAATTTGTTAAAAACAGACCTGCCACATTTTGGAATACATTAGTTCCTGATGAATATGGTTTTGAAGCCAATGTAAACCCAAATAAACCCCACCCTCGATGGTCACAAGCGACGGAACGAATTGTCAGTAATAGTCCTAGTTTTTCTTGGGAAAAACAGCCGACTTTACTGTATAATGGGTATGAGGAATATGTGGGTAATCTTTATTCTTAA
- a CDS encoding DUF3119 family protein: MTPTPTTQTANTIELPPNYIIPIVLMITAFPLFFIQRWGSLALAFFALFLFIQTALIRLQFTPTDLDVYRSGKLIRRFPYQDWMNWEIFWTPVPILFYFREVKSIHFVPIIFDAQLLQSCLKQYCGHLKQN, translated from the coding sequence ATGACTCCAACACCTACAACCCAAACCGCTAATACGATTGAATTACCACCCAATTATATTATTCCAATCGTGCTGATGATTACTGCATTTCCCCTATTTTTCATTCAAAGATGGGGAAGTTTAGCACTTGCGTTTTTTGCCTTATTTCTCTTCATCCAAACCGCCCTCATTCGTCTACAATTTACCCCAACGGATTTAGATGTTTATCGTTCGGGTAAACTCATCCGTCGGTTTCCTTATCAAGATTGGATGAACTGGGAAATTTTTTGGACTCCTGTACCGATTTTATTTTATTTCCGAGAAGTCAAAAGTATTCACTTTGTCCCGATTATTTTTGATGCTCAATTGTTACAAAGCTGTTTAAAACAATATTGTGGACATTTGAAACAAAATTAA
- a CDS encoding MlaE family lipid ABC transporter permease subunit: MSNSNTRSSFELWLQRFISALLLAGQVVVHLLQGKIHRRNTLEQMVTVGPESLMIALLTASFVGMVFTIQVAREFVALGAVNIVGGVLALSLARELSPVLTAVIVAGRVCSAFAAEIGTMRVTEQIDALYMLKTDPVDYLVIPRVIACCSMLPILTIICLITGLAGGLLIANSMYNISPTAFLDSVRNFIQVWDVCSGLVKGLVFGATIAIIGTSWGLTTTGGAKGVGQSTTTAVVTALLSIFILDFFLSWIMFQGMGSAVMG, encoded by the coding sequence TTGAGCAATTCTAACACTCGTTCCAGCTTTGAACTTTGGCTACAACGATTTATTTCCGCCCTGTTATTGGCCGGACAAGTGGTGGTGCATTTACTTCAGGGTAAAATTCACCGTCGTAACACTTTGGAACAAATGGTCACTGTTGGCCCAGAATCCTTAATGATTGCCCTCTTAACAGCGAGTTTTGTGGGGATGGTGTTCACCATTCAAGTTGCACGAGAATTCGTCGCGTTAGGTGCTGTTAATATTGTGGGGGGAGTTCTAGCTCTGTCCTTAGCGCGGGAACTCAGCCCGGTATTAACGGCCGTGATTGTTGCGGGACGGGTTTGTTCAGCTTTTGCAGCAGAAATTGGCACGATGCGGGTCACAGAACAAATTGACGCCCTTTATATGTTGAAAACTGACCCGGTAGATTATTTAGTCATTCCCCGTGTGATTGCTTGTTGTTCAATGTTACCGATTTTAACGATTATTTGCTTAATTACGGGATTAGCCGGAGGGTTATTAATTGCTAACAGTATGTACAATATTTCTCCAACGGCTTTTTTAGATTCAGTCCGAAATTTTATTCAAGTTTGGGATGTTTGTAGTGGGTTAGTCAAAGGGTTAGTATTTGGGGCGACTATTGCCATTATTGGGACGAGTTGGGGATTAACGACAACTGGGGGAGCAAAAGGAGTAGGTCAATCCACAACAACGGCTGTTGTTACGGCTTTATTATCGATTTTTATCCTTGATTTTTTCCTATCTTGGATTATGTTTCAAGGCATGGGAAGTGCTGTTATGGGTTAA
- a CDS encoding fasciclin domain-containing protein — protein MADIVDIAVGAGSFTTLVAAVQAAGLVDALKSPGPFTVFAPNDDAFAKLPTGTVQTLVQNPPQLARILKFHVVSGKLSKADLEKLGSVTSLEGSPIPINCSDGFEVKNATVLAPDIEADNGIIHVIDTVILMG, from the coding sequence ATGGCAGATATTGTTGATATTGCTGTAGGTGCTGGTTCATTTACAACCTTAGTGGCTGCTGTTCAAGCCGCAGGTTTAGTGGACGCCTTAAAAAGTCCTGGCCCGTTTACGGTTTTTGCACCCAATGATGATGCGTTTGCTAAACTTCCCACAGGAACCGTACAAACCTTAGTTCAAAATCCCCCCCAGTTAGCCAGAATTTTAAAATTTCACGTCGTTTCGGGGAAACTTTCAAAAGCTGATTTAGAAAAATTGGGTTCTGTCACGTCTTTAGAAGGTTCACCCATTCCCATTAACTGTTCCGATGGGTTTGAAGTGAAAAATGCAACGGTTCTCGCCCCCGATATTGAAGCCGATAATGGCATTATTCACGTCATTGATACGGTAATTTTAATGGGTTAA
- a CDS encoding DNA cytosine methyltransferase, producing MIGFKKQTAIELFAGIGGFRLGLEASKIQTIWANDINELCCQVCESNFGQNSIVLGDIQSINLADIPDHDLLTAGFPCQPFSAAGKKLGIRDQFRGTLFEKIVEIIDTKKPHYFLLENVKRILTMEQGHHFKVILNALASLNYLIEWRIISPINFGIPQNRERIFIFGSRCKSDFNPINLEDHLIFLNQSETEYLNFDFENFEKYLYPILDSPIKNYPWGIAYQNKMYSQSLPLFPDIYPPTRLKNILQSESEVEPQFDFTTDTLERIKSSKAVNRYCNGVEILYNQDGGARLGYTIFGVNGVASTLTASTSRHYERYQIGNKFRRLTPIEYARLMGFPDNWCRVAKIYDQYALFGNAVVPICIEWICQRIGQKNITIPTKKYKQLTIFTYS from the coding sequence TTGATTGGGTTTAAAAAACAAACAGCGATTGAATTGTTTGCTGGAATTGGAGGTTTTCGTTTAGGGTTAGAAGCCAGCAAAATTCAAACGATTTGGGCGAATGATATTAATGAATTGTGTTGTCAAGTTTGTGAGAGTAATTTTGGTCAAAATTCTATTGTATTAGGAGATATCCAAAGTATCAATTTAGCGGATATTCCTGACCATGATTTATTAACCGCAGGATTTCCCTGTCAACCCTTTAGTGCGGCGGGTAAAAAATTAGGAATTCGAGATCAATTTCGCGGAACCCTATTTGAAAAAATTGTAGAAATTATAGATACTAAAAAACCTCACTATTTTTTGTTGGAGAATGTTAAACGTATTTTAACAATGGAACAGGGACACCATTTTAAAGTGATTTTAAATGCTTTAGCTTCTCTCAATTATTTGATTGAATGGCGCATTATTAGCCCTATTAATTTTGGGATTCCTCAAAACCGTGAGCGTATTTTTATTTTTGGATCTCGCTGTAAATCGGATTTTAACCCTATAAATTTAGAAGATCATTTAATTTTTTTAAATCAAAGCGAGACTGAATACTTAAATTTTGATTTCGAGAATTTTGAAAAATATTTATATCCTATTTTAGATTCCCCGATTAAAAATTATCCTTGGGGAATTGCTTACCAAAATAAAATGTATAGTCAATCTCTCCCATTATTTCCTGATATCTATCCCCCTACGCGATTAAAAAATATTCTTCAATCTGAATCAGAAGTTGAGCCTCAATTTGATTTTACCACAGATACTTTAGAACGGATTAAAAGCAGTAAAGCAGTTAATCGCTATTGTAATGGTGTGGAAATTTTATATAACCAAGACGGAGGTGCAAGGTTAGGATATACTATTTTTGGTGTTAATGGAGTTGCTTCTACTTTGACCGCATCTACTTCCAGACATTATGAACGATATCAAATTGGTAATAAATTTAGACGATTAACGCCGATAGAATATGCACGTTTAATGGGTTTTCCTGATAATTGGTGTCGAGTTGCTAAAATTTATGATCAATACGCTTTATTTGGAAATGCTGTTGTTCCCATTTGTATTGAATGGATTTGTCAAAGAATTGGGCAAAAAAATATAACAATTCCAACTAAAAAATATAAACAATTAACTATATTTACTTATTCTTAG
- a CDS encoding CO2 hydration protein, which translates to MTTATLSQTKLPPSAHEFSEIIHRLEAGGAMLPDTPENLMQIIGIYKAYAVPMDFYWRDLLYIAEQVFLNPLPFLKYFIPKDYLDLHNHYAGDDADLRIWRGEATAHPELLAFMETGETKKMPKLLHHLWHDRVNMEFAEACMQAMFWHRDMGGLFDPYLDTDEYKANADKAIKAYFKKNPMMMGLYKLFPDLFIEQVRMMSYYSNLGLFWEVMAPVFFEMSDLYDEGKITSVPEAMNFLVNGIFAIAGRPIYHHVYIDGECYEIIPKSKGFMWLYEAALPYVEAVFYRTSPFRGTKSYNAQAKQVPEDQKDFHYGILYADIFPVGTAGIPPTLLMQDMLHFLPPYLVEYYQKYCRGEDDMLIQLANSFQRSMYCVTSAVIQALRTALLYPLDDQNPKHLMANRQFFEAQLDRFKRPEARLRDIQRSDYR; encoded by the coding sequence ATGACAACAGCAACCTTATCTCAAACCAAATTACCCCCCTCAGCCCATGAATTTTCGGAGATTATTCATCGTTTAGAAGCGGGGGGGGCAATGTTACCCGATACCCCCGAAAATTTAATGCAAATTATCGGGATTTATAAAGCTTATGCCGTCCCGATGGATTTTTATTGGCGGGATTTACTCTATATTGCTGAACAAGTTTTTTTAAATCCTTTACCCTTTTTAAAATATTTCATTCCTAAAGACTATTTAGACCTGCATAATCATTATGCGGGAGATGATGCTGATTTAAGAATATGGCGAGGAGAAGCAACAGCACACCCGGAATTATTAGCTTTTATGGAAACGGGTGAAACGAAAAAAATGCCTAAATTATTACATCATTTATGGCATGATCGGGTTAATATGGAATTTGCCGAAGCTTGTATGCAGGCGATGTTTTGGCATCGAGATATGGGGGGATTATTTGATCCTTATTTAGATACCGATGAATATAAAGCTAACGCAGATAAAGCAATTAAAGCTTATTTTAAGAAAAATCCGATGATGATGGGATTGTATAAACTCTTCCCAGATTTATTCATCGAACAGGTGAGAATGATGTCCTATTATAGCAATTTAGGACTGTTTTGGGAAGTCATGGCTCCTGTGTTTTTTGAAATGAGTGATCTCTATGATGAAGGCAAAATTACCAGTGTTCCTGAAGCGATGAATTTTCTGGTTAATGGGATTTTTGCGATCGCAGGTCGTCCCATTTATCATCATGTTTATATTGATGGGGAATGTTATGAAATTATCCCCAAATCTAAAGGGTTTATGTGGTTATATGAAGCGGCATTACCCTATGTTGAAGCGGTGTTTTATCGGACGTCTCCCTTCCGAGGAACAAAATCTTATAACGCGCAAGCAAAACAAGTTCCAGAGGATCAAAAAGACTTCCATTATGGCATTCTTTATGCTGATATTTTCCCCGTTGGGACAGCAGGAATTCCCCCAACCTTATTAATGCAAGATATGTTACATTTCTTGCCTCCTTATTTAGTCGAATATTACCAAAAATATTGTCGAGGTGAGGATGATATGTTGATTCAGTTAGCGAATAGTTTCCAACGCTCAATGTATTGTGTTACTTCTGCGGTAATTCAAGCGTTACGCACGGCTTTACTGTATCCTTTAGATGATCAAAATCCTAAACATTTGATGGCAAATCGTCAATTTTTTGAAGCTCAATTAGATCGATTTAAACGTCCTGAAGCACGGTTAAGAGATATTCAACGCTCTGATTATCGTTAA
- a CDS encoding NADH-quinone oxidoreductase subunit M, whose protein sequence is MLSALIIIPVLGVLLIGLLPKQLSTQQVRSIALVITSIILVWTVKLAFDFDLTNPNFQLQEYLNWIPQLGLSYSLGIDGLSFPLIGLNGLLTLIVIASSHGNIHRPRFYYSMILLVNAGIAGAFLSENLLLFVLFYELELIPVYLLISIWGSEKRAYAGMKFLIYTALSGILILAAFLGMAWLSEAGSFDYSAIQTQNFALNTQLILLTVLLLGFGIKIPLVPLHTWLPDAYVESSPPVTILLGGILAKLGAYGLIRFGLQLFPEAWHIVSPGLATIGVISVLYGALTAIAQQDIKRMVAYSSIGHMGYILVAAAAANELSLIGAIAQMIAHGLILAILFQLVGVVEEKVGTRDLNILNGLMNPVRGLPLTSSLLIMAGMASAGIPGLVGFVAEFPVFQGTFAVFPIHSLLCIIASGLTAVYFVILLNRTCFGKLDNSLAYYPKVSLSEQAPALILAALIFVLGIQPTWLFRWMEPTAQSMVVALNNPVPTEIAIKQ, encoded by the coding sequence ATGTTGAGTGCTTTAATTATTATTCCCGTTTTAGGAGTCCTGTTAATAGGACTATTGCCTAAACAACTTTCAACCCAGCAAGTTCGTTCCATTGCCTTAGTTATTACCAGTATCATTTTAGTTTGGACAGTAAAACTTGCCTTTGATTTTGATTTAACCAATCCAAATTTTCAGCTACAAGAATATTTGAATTGGATTCCGCAATTAGGATTATCCTACAGTTTAGGCATAGATGGTTTATCCTTTCCCTTAATCGGATTAAATGGTTTATTAACCTTAATTGTCATTGCCAGCAGTCATGGAAATATTCACCGCCCTCGTTTTTATTACTCCATGATTTTGTTAGTCAATGCAGGCATAGCTGGAGCCTTCTTATCCGAAAATTTACTGCTGTTTGTTCTATTTTATGAACTCGAACTAATTCCCGTATACCTTTTAATTAGCATTTGGGGCAGTGAAAAACGCGCCTATGCGGGGATGAAGTTTCTGATTTATACCGCCCTTTCAGGCATTCTGATTTTAGCTGCATTTTTAGGGATGGCTTGGCTCAGTGAAGCCGGAAGTTTTGATTATTCTGCCATTCAAACCCAGAACTTTGCATTAAATACTCAGTTAATTTTACTCACGGTTTTACTGTTAGGATTTGGCATCAAAATTCCCCTAGTTCCCCTGCATACTTGGTTGCCCGATGCCTATGTTGAATCTTCTCCCCCAGTCACAATTTTATTAGGCGGAATTCTAGCAAAATTAGGAGCCTATGGTTTAATTCGATTTGGTTTACAACTGTTTCCTGAAGCTTGGCATATTGTCAGCCCTGGACTGGCAACCATTGGGGTAATTAGTGTTTTATATGGCGCGTTAACGGCTATTGCTCAACAGGATATTAAACGCATGGTGGCTTATAGTTCAATTGGTCACATGGGTTATATTTTAGTTGCCGCAGCAGCAGCTAATGAACTGAGTTTAATTGGGGCAATTGCTCAAATGATTGCTCACGGTTTAATCCTGGCAATTCTATTTCAATTAGTCGGCGTTGTGGAAGAGAAAGTTGGAACCCGTGACTTAAATATTCTCAATGGTTTAATGAACCCCGTTCGCGGTTTACCCCTCACCAGTTCCCTGTTAATTATGGCAGGAATGGCGAGCGCTGGTATCCCCGGTTTAGTTGGATTTGTTGCTGAGTTTCCGGTCTTCCAAGGAACATTTGCCGTCTTCCCCATTCACAGTTTATTGTGTATTATTGCCTCTGGTTTAACTGCGGTTTATTTTGTCATTCTCCTCAACCGTACCTGTTTTGGAAAACTCGATAATAGCTTGGCTTATTATCCTAAAGTTAGCTTATCTGAACAAGCCCCAGCCTTAATTTTAGCTGCTTTAATTTTTGTTCTCGGTATTCAACCCACTTGGTTATTCCGATGGATGGAACCCACTGCACAGTCGATGGTTGTTGCCTTAAATAACCCTGTGCCTACCGAAATTGCAATTAAACAATAA
- a CDS encoding carbonic anhydrase — protein MAPDYDKPNYTRRDLLQYGVCIVGTALLTAGVTTKVLDREKKKIVAETSSCEPPEITPEKALETLMLGNERFMENKPKHPNQNRERMKEVTAGQKPFAAILGCADSRVPAEIIFDQGLGDIFVVRNAGNVVTPEEMGSLEFGALELGIKTIMILGHQKCGAVKATLDGNSVPGQIGSIIDAIKPSIKGKPTWEEAVTANVKLQITKLKSSPVMTQLIANDKLKVVGGFYELETGKVKLIT, from the coding sequence ATGGCCCCAGATTACGATAAACCCAATTATACCCGCCGTGATTTATTACAATATGGAGTTTGCATTGTGGGAACAGCCTTATTAACGGCTGGAGTCACAACAAAAGTTTTAGACCGAGAAAAAAAGAAAATTGTCGCTGAAACTTCGAGTTGTGAACCCCCAGAAATCACCCCAGAAAAAGCCTTAGAAACCTTAATGTTAGGAAATGAACGGTTTATGGAAAATAAACCCAAACATCCTAACCAAAATCGGGAACGCATGAAAGAAGTTACCGCAGGTCAAAAACCTTTTGCTGCTATTTTAGGCTGTGCTGACTCCAGAGTACCCGCCGAGATTATTTTTGATCAAGGGTTAGGCGATATTTTTGTAGTTCGTAATGCGGGAAATGTTGTTACTCCTGAAGAAATGGGTAGCTTGGAATTTGGAGCATTAGAATTAGGAATTAAAACGATTATGATTCTAGGTCATCAAAAATGTGGAGCCGTTAAAGCTACTCTGGACGGAAATTCTGTTCCCGGTCAGATTGGCAGTATTATTGATGCCATTAAACCTTCCATTAAAGGCAAACCAACGTGGGAAGAAGCGGTTACTGCCAATGTTAAACTCCAAATCACAAAGTTAAAGTCTTCTCCGGTTATGACTCAATTAATTGCCAATGATAAATTAAAAGTTGTTGGGGGATTTTATGAATTAGAAACTGGAAAAGTTAAACTGATTACCTAA
- a CDS encoding carbonic anhydrase, translating to MRGIENNLNVSRRNLLKFGAVAAGTAALTVGLGTKANWLKEKPAIAGNHMSPDEALNQLLEGNKRFIENKRKNPNQSMGRIQEVAQGQTPFAAILSCADSRVPSEIIFDQGFGDLFVVRNAGNIATPEEIGSLEFGTLVLGAKVLMVIGHKNCGAVQATIDGNAVPGKIGSILDAIKPAIKMNQTLEESIISNVKLGISRLQASPVISQLIKEAKLKIVGGYYNLDTGMVKVVA from the coding sequence ATGCGCGGAATTGAAAACAATCTCAACGTCTCTCGCCGGAATTTATTAAAATTTGGGGCTGTTGCTGCGGGAACTGCTGCTTTAACCGTCGGTTTAGGAACAAAAGCTAATTGGTTAAAAGAGAAACCTGCAATAGCGGGTAATCACATGAGCCCTGATGAAGCCCTAAACCAACTGTTAGAAGGAAATAAGCGGTTTATCGAAAATAAACGCAAAAATCCCAATCAAAGTATGGGACGAATTCAAGAAGTTGCCCAAGGACAAACCCCCTTTGCTGCTATTCTCAGTTGTGCAGATTCAAGAGTTCCTTCAGAGATTATTTTTGATCAAGGTTTTGGAGATTTATTCGTAGTTCGTAATGCGGGAAATATTGCTACACCTGAAGAAATTGGCAGCTTGGAATTTGGCACATTAGTGTTAGGAGCAAAAGTCCTAATGGTGATTGGACATAAAAATTGTGGAGCCGTGCAAGCCACCATTGATGGGAATGCCGTTCCGGGTAAAATTGGCAGTATTTTAGACGCGATTAAACCTGCTATTAAGATGAATCAAACCTTAGAAGAAAGCATCATTTCTAATGTCAAATTAGGAATCAGTCGTTTACAAGCTTCTCCGGTTATTTCCCAATTAATCAAAGAGGCTAAATTAAAAATAGTCGGAGGTTACTATAACCTGGATACGGGAATGGTAAAAGTGGTTGCATAA
- a CDS encoding NAD(P)H-quinone oxidoreductase subunit F yields MADFFLKTIWWIPCYPLIGALLSTLWFPSIIRRTGPRPAGYVNIITSLLAFVHGLVALTEIWGHPPQALIIPWFSVVDLNLSIPLEISVVTIGATLVITGLNLLAQIYAVGYMEMDWGWARFYSLLALFEAGLCGLVLCNSLFYSYIILEILTLGTYLLVGLWFNQPLVVTGARDAFLTKRVGDLFLLMGVVALFPLAGTWDFTELAQWSQTAQIDPKVATLLGLALLAGPLGKCAQFPLHLWLDEAMEGPLPSTILRNSVVVASGAWVLVKMQPVLALSPVVMSTMVLIGLATAVGASCIAIAQIDIKRALSYSVSAYMGITFIAVGTGQTQAALSLLLTYAFPMALLVMTTGGIISNNVTQDLTQYGGLWSRRPISGLCFLVGMTALIAVPPFGGFWTILELAETLWNTQPAIAFCLFLVNGLTAFSLTREFGLIFAGKPKQMTTRSPEVLWAMVLPMTILAGFCLHIPLLLKQWNLLPQGEHINLTVAGLLTASTLVGCGLSGLIYLNNNWPKPVKLPSQALQDFFAYDFYTAKLYRVTIIFVVGLISNLMYWVDRYIVDGFVNLVGLVTVFSGQSLKYNVSGQTQFYALTIIVGVTLLLGFFSLNLF; encoded by the coding sequence ATGGCTGATTTTTTTCTCAAGACCATTTGGTGGATACCGTGCTACCCATTAATCGGAGCATTATTATCCACCCTCTGGTTTCCGTCTATTATTCGACGCACTGGCCCCCGTCCGGCTGGATATGTCAATATCATTACCTCCTTACTCGCCTTTGTACATGGGTTAGTCGCCCTCACAGAAATTTGGGGTCATCCTCCCCAAGCGTTAATCATTCCTTGGTTTAGCGTCGTTGACCTCAATTTATCGATTCCCCTAGAAATTTCCGTTGTCACCATTGGCGCCACCTTAGTCATCACTGGGTTAAATTTATTAGCCCAAATTTACGCCGTTGGTTACATGGAAATGGACTGGGGATGGGCGAGATTTTATTCTCTATTAGCTTTATTTGAAGCGGGATTATGTGGATTAGTGTTGTGTAATTCCCTCTTCTACAGTTACATTATTTTGGAAATTCTCACCCTAGGAACCTATTTATTAGTCGGGTTATGGTTTAACCAACCCTTAGTCGTAACCGGGGCGAGAGATGCTTTTTTAACCAAACGGGTCGGAGATTTATTCCTATTAATGGGAGTAGTCGCCCTATTTCCTCTCGCTGGAACTTGGGATTTTACAGAATTAGCTCAATGGTCACAAACCGCCCAAATTGACCCTAAAGTTGCCACCTTATTAGGGTTAGCATTACTCGCTGGTCCCCTGGGAAAATGCGCTCAATTTCCCCTGCATTTATGGTTAGATGAAGCCATGGAAGGCCCCCTTCCCAGTACAATTTTACGCAATTCTGTTGTCGTTGCATCCGGGGCTTGGGTATTAGTTAAAATGCAACCCGTTTTAGCTTTGTCTCCTGTTGTAATGTCAACGATGGTATTAATTGGGTTAGCAACGGCCGTTGGTGCGAGTTGTATTGCCATTGCTCAAATTGATATTAAACGCGCCCTTTCCTATTCCGTGAGTGCCTATATGGGTATCACCTTTATTGCAGTCGGAACTGGGCAAACTCAAGCGGCTCTTTCTCTGTTATTAACTTATGCTTTTCCCATGGCTTTATTAGTCATGACCACTGGGGGAATTATTAGTAATAATGTCACCCAAGATTTAACTCAATATGGCGGGTTATGGTCACGACGTCCGATTTCAGGATTGTGTTTTTTAGTGGGAATGACGGCGTTAATTGCAGTTCCTCCCTTTGGGGGATTTTGGACAATCTTAGAGTTAGCAGAAACCCTTTGGAATACTCAACCCGCCATTGCATTTTGTCTATTTTTAGTCAATGGTTTAACGGCTTTTAGTTTAACTCGTGAATTTGGATTGATTTTTGCCGGAAAACCCAAACAAATGACCACCCGTTCCCCGGAAGTGTTATGGGCAATGGTATTACCCATGACAATTTTAGCGGGATTTTGTTTACATATTCCCTTATTATTAAAACAGTGGAATTTGTTACCCCAAGGAGAACATATTAATCTCACCGTTGCTGGATTATTAACTGCTTCAACTTTGGTCGGATGTGGGCTTAGTGGGTTAATTTATCTCAATAACAATTGGCCGAAACCGGTTAAACTTCCCTCCCAAGCATTACAAGACTTTTTTGCTTACGATTTTTACACGGCAAAACTGTATCGAGTCACGATTATTTTTGTAGTCGGATTAATCTCTAATCTCATGTATTGGGTTGACCGCTATATCGTGGATGGCTTTGTAAATTTAGTGGGACTTGTAACGGTTTTTAGTGGACAAAGTTTGAAATATAACGTTTCTGGCCAAACCCAATTTTATGCCCTGACAATTATTGTGGGAGTCACCTTATTATTAGGGTTCTTTTCCCTAAATCTGTTTTAA
- a CDS encoding glutathione S-transferase family protein — MKLYYIPTTRAVRPRWILEELGISYELVYVTMAMTQEPGYEKLHPHRKVPVLVDGDIIMFESAAICAYLADKFPEKELAPSPTSDARSYYYQWLFYASLTLEAPVEQFMFNVLPNLPEKLLPQKEKTKVSAEEALIWFNKVAQPLTVFRVNNSGVCI, encoded by the coding sequence ATGAAGTTATATTACATTCCAACAACAAGAGCCGTGCGTCCCCGTTGGATATTAGAAGAACTCGGAATATCCTATGAATTAGTTTATGTGACGATGGCAATGACTCAGGAGCCAGGGTATGAAAAATTGCATCCCCATCGAAAAGTTCCTGTATTAGTGGATGGCGATATCATCATGTTTGAATCCGCCGCCATTTGTGCCTATTTAGCCGATAAGTTTCCTGAAAAAGAATTAGCACCCAGCCCAACTTCTGACGCTCGTAGTTATTACTATCAATGGCTATTTTATGCTTCTTTAACTTTAGAAGCACCTGTTGAACAATTTATGTTTAATGTTTTACCGAATTTACCTGAAAAACTTCTACCTCAAAAAGAAAAAACAAAAGTTTCGGCTGAAGAAGCCTTAATTTGGTTTAATAAAGTTGCCCAACCTCTGACTGTTTTTAGGGTTAATAATTCTGGAGTTTGTATATAA